Proteins from a single region of Acidianus ambivalens:
- a CDS encoding tRNA (adenine-N1)-methyltransferase produces the protein MRFIHVPIQEGDPVTIWIDNKRAFLIKVKKGKRLDTDKGYIIHDQLIGKEYGEIIKISKGEAYLLKPTPMDIYTTLPRPSQVVYPKDASYIIYASGIQPGDTVVEAGTGSGFLTITLAYFLGPNGKVISYDVREDMQNKAKQNALMLNLLDRIEFKIKDIRQGIDEKEVSAVILDMPDPWNAVSKAYEALKPSGSLIVFVPTVNQIEKTVLQMRNEGFIDIHAEELILREYQVKENAVRPKNIGVMHTGYLIRGRKYIKGTSL, from the coding sequence ATGAGATTTATACATGTGCCAATTCAAGAAGGCGATCCAGTTACAATTTGGATTGATAATAAGAGAGCATTCCTGATTAAGGTAAAAAAAGGCAAAAGACTTGATACTGACAAAGGTTACATAATTCATGATCAGCTAATAGGAAAAGAATATGGCGAAATAATAAAAATATCAAAAGGTGAGGCATATTTACTAAAGCCTACACCTATGGATATTTATACTACTTTACCTAGACCATCACAAGTTGTTTATCCTAAGGACGCTTCGTATATAATTTATGCCTCTGGAATACAGCCTGGAGATACTGTAGTAGAAGCAGGTACTGGATCTGGATTTTTAACAATAACTTTAGCTTACTTTTTAGGCCCTAACGGCAAAGTCATAAGCTATGATGTAAGAGAAGATATGCAGAATAAAGCTAAGCAAAATGCGTTAATGCTAAATCTTTTAGATCGTATAGAATTCAAAATTAAGGATATAAGACAAGGAATAGACGAAAAAGAAGTTTCTGCTGTAATTTTAGATATGCCCGATCCTTGGAACGCTGTATCAAAGGCTTATGAGGCATTAAAACCTTCCGGTTCGCTTATAGTATTCGTTCCTACAGTAAATCAAATAGAGAAAACTGTATTACAAATGAGAAATGAGGGATTTATAGACATTCATGCTGAAGAACTAATACTCAGGGAATACCAAGTAAAGGAAAACGCTGTTAGACCAAAGAACATTGGAGTAATGCATACTGGATACCTAATTAGAGGCAGGAAATATATAAAAGGAACTTCTCTATAA
- the endA gene encoding tRNA-intron lyase produces the protein MSIKGYLFGDKIVIFDINDSKKLYSTGFYGKPLGINKPKKAEDIKYPLELSLIEGLYLLKKGEIEVIYNGNKLNENDLYEIGRKNIARFDSLFTVYSDLRNKGFVVRSGIKFGADFAIYTLGPGIEHAPYVVIVLDANSTLLANELMSFGRVSHSTRKKLILAIVNVLSPKNIRYVMFKWVKL, from the coding sequence ATGAGTATAAAAGGATATTTATTTGGCGATAAAATAGTAATCTTTGATATAAATGATAGCAAAAAATTATATTCTACTGGTTTTTATGGAAAGCCTCTTGGAATAAATAAACCAAAGAAAGCAGAAGATATAAAATATCCATTGGAACTTTCTTTAATAGAAGGATTATATTTGCTAAAAAAAGGCGAAATAGAAGTTATATATAATGGAAACAAGCTGAATGAGAATGATCTGTATGAAATTGGTAGAAAAAACATAGCAAGATTTGACAGCCTATTCACCGTATATTCAGATTTAAGAAATAAGGGATTTGTAGTTAGATCTGGAATAAAGTTTGGTGCAGATTTTGCAATATATACATTAGGTCCTGGAATAGAACATGCCCCTTACGTAGTAATAGTTTTAGACGCAAACTCAACTCTTCTTGCAAACGAGTTGATGAGTTTCGGAAGAGTATCTCATAGTACTAGAAAGAAACTCATCTTAGCAATAGTTAATGTGCTTTCGCCGAAAAATATAAGATACGTAATGTTTAAATGGGTGAAATTATAG
- a CDS encoding 30S ribosomal protein S27ae encodes MAKKEASEAKASVRLYYEISDGKVKLKNKKCPRCGSVMAHHLKPVERWACGKCGYTEFVSGKK; translated from the coding sequence GTGGCGAAAAAGGAAGCAAGTGAAGCCAAGGCTTCAGTAAGACTTTATTATGAAATATCTGATGGAAAAGTAAAATTAAAGAATAAAAAGTGCCCTAGATGCGGTAGTGTAATGGCCCACCATTTAAAGCCAGTTGAGAGATGGGCTTGCGGTAAATGCGGATATACAGAATTTGTCTCGGGGAAAAAATAA
- a CDS encoding aldo/keto reductase, with product MRERDFGHTGIRVSEIGVGLWSLATDWWAPNVNAEEILKKAYELGITFYDTGDIYGEGKAEELLAKALGNKRDNIVILTKIGYDFYNKKGRKIEQNFNIDYLEFAIKESLKRLNTDYVDILMLHNPKMNVIRNKEIFDFMQGLKKDGIVRAIGVALGPTLGWGEEGLEAIKIGYEGLEHIYNMIEQYPGKEFLKYRIGNVVRVPHASDALIEDKWPIGENKNLHRSLKNIKWIEEAVNNSKGMLEFAKSKGMKLSQLAIKFVLANPNVSTVVPNITTIKELEEFVKTEELEDLTEEDMSFISSYYEKYYKKLNDESIEETKIYK from the coding sequence GTGAGAGAAAGAGACTTTGGTCATACTGGAATAAGGGTCTCAGAAATTGGAGTAGGATTATGGAGTCTTGCTACTGACTGGTGGGCCCCAAATGTAAATGCTGAAGAAATTTTGAAAAAAGCTTATGAATTAGGTATAACTTTTTACGATACTGGAGATATTTACGGCGAAGGAAAAGCTGAAGAATTACTTGCTAAAGCGCTAGGAAATAAAAGAGACAATATAGTTATATTAACTAAGATAGGTTACGATTTTTATAATAAAAAGGGGAGGAAGATAGAACAGAATTTTAATATAGATTATTTAGAGTTTGCAATAAAAGAATCATTAAAGAGATTAAATACAGATTATGTTGACATTCTTATGTTGCATAATCCAAAAATGAACGTAATTAGGAATAAGGAAATCTTTGATTTTATGCAAGGGCTTAAAAAAGACGGTATAGTTAGAGCAATAGGAGTCGCATTAGGACCTACACTCGGTTGGGGAGAAGAAGGCTTAGAGGCAATAAAAATTGGGTATGAAGGTTTAGAGCATATTTATAATATGATTGAACAATATCCGGGCAAGGAGTTTCTTAAATATAGGATAGGTAACGTAGTAAGAGTTCCTCACGCATCTGATGCCTTAATTGAAGATAAATGGCCAATAGGCGAGAATAAAAATCTTCATAGAAGTTTAAAGAACATTAAATGGATTGAAGAAGCAGTAAATAACAGCAAAGGAATGTTAGAATTTGCGAAATCAAAAGGTATGAAGTTATCTCAATTAGCTATAAAATTCGTATTAGCTAATCCTAATGTTTCTACTGTAGTTCCTAATATTACTACAATTAAAGAGTTGGAGGAATTTGTAAAGACAGAAGAATTAGAAGATCTAACAGAAGAGGATATGTCGTTTATCTCATCTTATTATGAGAAATATTATAAGAAACTTAATGATGAAAGCATTGAAGAGACTAAAATCTATAAATGA
- a CDS encoding 30S ribosomal protein S24e, translating into MSQAQQIKISDKIQGVIEKDFDNKVIGRRELTLKLYHIGTGTPSRNEIKKAISELLNTKEDLIVVRKVFTSYGAGISTARVHVYTNKETLEKYEPKHLLTRGTSTKKEGEQGGEKGSK; encoded by the coding sequence ATGAGTCAAGCTCAGCAAATTAAAATCTCGGATAAGATTCAAGGTGTAATAGAAAAAGATTTTGATAACAAGGTAATAGGAAGAAGGGAATTAACGCTAAAATTATATCATATAGGCACTGGAACACCGTCAAGAAACGAAATTAAAAAGGCCATAAGTGAATTGCTTAACACTAAAGAAGATCTTATTGTAGTCAGAAAAGTATTCACTAGTTATGGTGCTGGAATAAGTACTGCAAGAGTTCATGTTTATACTAATAAAGAAACTTTAGAAAAATACGAGCCTAAACATTTATTAACAAGAGGTACAAGCACAAAGAAAGAAGGTGAACAAGGTGGCGAAAAAGGAAGCAAGTGA
- a CDS encoding V0D/AC39 family V-type ATPase subunit encodes MSSPSLAYISSISRLFKSTTLTKGLVTELLAENDWKNVLSILKERNFIEDIPATFDDAEIEIKRRAIDQIYKILNFSSSVKSAHDIVDLYYYYLTLDEFKSIIAGIYNKSRPSKIVFLSKISESNPTTIEELRSIIRGTIYSNALEYALSKNPRNLSQLESLLDFYFIDKLSSIIDTFKGDWKAAAEAIICGYKDYYSASLAIRQKIVIPLTCKILPDTIRDLQSSKMEEVANILRRTQYSRNIELGDAYSALYSLYRLARIEARKASIYAFMGSPFTPVTALAISELIKLDMEDLIMIINGLKIKMNKEAIKSRLSLEII; translated from the coding sequence GTGAGTTCTCCTTCTTTAGCATATATTTCCTCGATTTCTAGATTATTTAAATCAACAACATTAACTAAAGGGCTTGTAACAGAGCTATTAGCTGAGAATGATTGGAAAAATGTATTAAGTATATTAAAAGAACGAAACTTTATAGAAGATATTCCTGCAACATTTGATGACGCTGAGATAGAAATAAAAAGAAGAGCAATTGATCAAATTTATAAAATATTAAATTTTTCATCTTCAGTTAAGTCTGCTCACGACATTGTAGATTTATATTATTATTATTTAACTTTAGATGAATTTAAGTCAATAATTGCTGGAATATATAATAAATCAAGACCATCAAAAATTGTATTTCTTTCAAAAATATCTGAGTCCAATCCAACAACTATAGAAGAACTAAGGAGTATTATAAGAGGAACAATATATTCTAATGCATTAGAATACGCATTATCAAAAAATCCAAGGAATTTATCCCAGTTAGAGTCTCTTCTTGACTTTTACTTTATCGATAAACTATCGTCAATAATTGATACCTTTAAAGGTGACTGGAAAGCTGCTGCAGAAGCAATAATATGTGGATACAAAGATTATTACTCAGCTAGCTTAGCGATAAGGCAGAAGATAGTAATACCATTAACATGTAAGATATTGCCTGATACTATAAGAGATTTGCAATCTTCAAAAATGGAAGAAGTAGCCAATATATTAAGAAGGACACAATACTCTAGGAATATCGAATTAGGCGATGCGTATTCAGCGTTATATTCATTGTATAGATTAGCTAGAATAGAAGCTAGAAAAGCTTCAATATATGCATTTATGGGTTCTCCATTTACTCCTGTTACCGCTTTGGCTATAAGCGAACTAATAAAATTGGACATGGAAGACCTAATAATGATAATAAATGGGTTAAAAATAAAAATGAATAAAGAAGCTATAAAATCAAGACTTTCATTAGAAATTATTTAA
- a CDS encoding sulfide-dependent adenosine diphosphate thiazole synthase, giving the protein MQSIRIKQVNEVKISKYILKYTFEDWNNLVESDVVIVGAGPSGMTAAYYLAKAGLKTVIFERRLSFGGGIGGGAMNFHKIVIETPADEIIKELKIRYIEPEEGIFVIDSSEFMAKLATAAIDAGAKIIHGVTVDDVIFRENPLRVAGVAVEWTSTQMSGLHVDPLFISAKAVVDATGHDAEIISVASRKVPELGIAVPGEKSAYSEIAEELVVENTGKVAPGLYATGMAVCEVKSLPRMGPIFGAMILSGKKVAEEIIKDLRNS; this is encoded by the coding sequence ATGCAAAGCATAAGAATTAAGCAAGTAAATGAAGTGAAAATAAGTAAATATATTCTAAAATATACTTTTGAAGATTGGAATAATTTAGTAGAAAGTGACGTAGTAATTGTTGGAGCAGGGCCGTCTGGTATGACTGCGGCTTATTATTTGGCAAAGGCTGGCCTAAAAACTGTGATCTTCGAAAGAAGACTAAGCTTCGGAGGCGGTATAGGAGGTGGTGCAATGAATTTTCATAAAATCGTCATAGAAACTCCAGCAGATGAAATAATAAAGGAATTAAAGATAAGATACATAGAACCAGAAGAAGGAATTTTTGTAATAGATAGTTCAGAGTTCATGGCTAAATTAGCTACTGCAGCAATAGATGCAGGTGCAAAGATTATTCATGGAGTTACTGTAGACGATGTAATATTCAGAGAAAATCCACTTAGAGTAGCTGGAGTAGCAGTAGAATGGACTTCAACCCAAATGTCTGGCTTACACGTAGATCCATTATTTATCTCGGCAAAAGCTGTGGTAGATGCTACTGGTCACGATGCAGAGATAATTTCTGTTGCGTCTAGAAAAGTTCCAGAGCTAGGTATAGCTGTTCCTGGAGAGAAATCAGCATATAGTGAAATAGCCGAAGAGCTAGTTGTAGAAAATACAGGAAAAGTTGCTCCAGGCTTATACGCAACTGGTATGGCAGTTTGTGAAGTAAAATCATTGCCTAGAATGGGACCTATATTTGGAGCGATGATTCTTTCAGGCAAGAAAGTTGCTGAGGAAATAATTAAAGACTTGCGTAACTCTTAA
- a CDS encoding ribbon-helix-helix domain-containing protein, with protein sequence MKIITVKLPEQFLEAIDELVNTGRYESRSEVIRAAIGDFIRKELWIKE encoded by the coding sequence ATGAAAATAATAACCGTTAAACTACCGGAACAATTCTTAGAAGCTATAGATGAATTAGTAAACACAGGTAGATACGAATCAAGAAGCGAAGTAATTAGAGCAGCCATAGGTGATTTTATTAGAAAGGAATTATGGATAAAAGAGTGA
- the kae1 gene encoding KEOPS complex N(6)-L-threonylcarbamoyladenine synthase Kae1 — MKVLGIESTAHTFGVGIAEDKPPFILANVRDTYVPKSGGMKPGDLARHHATVAPDILAKALEEAKTSIEDIDGIAVALGPGMGPALRIGAVVARALALKYNKKLIPVNHGIGHIEIGYLTTNAKDPLILYLSGGNTIITTFYEGKFRIFGETLDIALGNMMDVFVREVNLAPPYVVNGKHVIDICAENAKDLIDLPYVVKGQDMSFSGLLTAALRATKKYPIPDICYSIRENAFDMLLEATERALALTEKKEIMVVGGVAASVSLRSKLDLLAKDWSVEIKIVPPQFSGDNGAMIAYAGLLALKSGVTIPIEESVVKPRWRIDEVDIPWRN; from the coding sequence ATGAAAGTTCTTGGTATTGAATCTACTGCACACACTTTTGGAGTCGGAATAGCGGAAGATAAACCTCCTTTTATTTTAGCCAATGTTAGAGATACTTATGTACCTAAATCTGGTGGAATGAAACCTGGAGATCTAGCAAGGCATCATGCAACAGTTGCTCCAGATATACTAGCAAAGGCACTTGAAGAAGCAAAAACTAGTATAGAAGATATTGACGGAATAGCAGTAGCATTGGGGCCAGGAATGGGTCCTGCTCTTAGAATCGGTGCAGTAGTAGCTAGAGCATTAGCATTAAAATATAACAAGAAGCTGATACCAGTTAATCACGGAATTGGACATATAGAAATAGGATATTTAACCACAAATGCCAAGGATCCGCTCATTTTATACTTATCTGGAGGAAATACAATAATAACAACTTTTTATGAAGGAAAGTTTAGAATTTTTGGTGAGACTTTAGATATAGCTTTAGGAAATATGATGGATGTTTTTGTCAGAGAAGTAAATCTAGCACCGCCATATGTTGTTAATGGGAAGCACGTTATAGATATTTGCGCTGAAAATGCTAAGGATTTAATAGATTTGCCATATGTTGTTAAAGGACAAGATATGTCGTTCTCTGGACTACTGACTGCTGCACTGAGAGCTACAAAAAAATATCCAATTCCAGATATTTGCTATAGTATAAGAGAAAACGCATTCGATATGCTTTTAGAAGCTACTGAAAGGGCATTGGCATTAACAGAAAAAAAGGAAATTATGGTAGTAGGTGGAGTTGCGGCTAGCGTTAGTTTACGTAGCAAACTAGATTTACTAGCTAAAGATTGGAGTGTTGAAATTAAAATTGTTCCTCCACAGTTTTCTGGTGATAACGGTGCAATGATAGCCTATGCTGGGCTTTTAGCCTTAAAGAGTGGAGTCACTATACCTATAGAAGAGTCAGTTGTAAAGCCTAGGTGGAGAATAGACGAGGTAGATATTCCTTGGAGGAATTAA
- a CDS encoding XTP/dITP diphosphatase, which translates to MNQIALQYGIKLSMINLPKFEIQADRLEDVVRHAASVFYSILNEPIILEDSGLFIEALNGFPGPYTKFVKKTLDINGILKLMKGEKNRNAYFKTALAYVNENEIRIFTGEVYGKIAEEARGNKGFGFDPIFIPEGSEKTFAEMEIEEKNKYSHRSKAFKKFLDYYIHL; encoded by the coding sequence ATGAATCAAATAGCATTACAATACGGTATTAAACTATCAATGATAAATTTGCCTAAATTTGAAATCCAAGCAGATAGGTTAGAAGACGTGGTTAGGCATGCTGCTTCAGTTTTTTATTCAATATTAAACGAGCCTATAATCTTAGAAGATAGCGGCCTCTTTATAGAGGCATTAAACGGGTTTCCAGGACCTTATACTAAATTTGTGAAGAAAACGTTAGATATTAATGGCATTCTAAAACTTATGAAAGGTGAGAAAAACAGGAATGCGTATTTTAAAACTGCATTAGCCTACGTGAATGAGAATGAAATTAGAATATTCACTGGAGAAGTTTACGGTAAAATAGCAGAAGAGGCTAGAGGAAATAAAGGTTTTGGATTTGACCCTATTTTTATACCAGAAGGTTCCGAGAAAACTTTTGCAGAGATGGAGATAGAAGAGAAAAATAAATACTCGCACAGAAGTAAGGCTTTTAAAAAATTCCTTGATTATTACATTCATTTATAG
- a CDS encoding UbiX family flavin prenyltransferase, giving the protein MDETVVKKTRANKKVVIGISGASGIIYGLRAVEVLKEYGYDQHVIITNAAIKVAEKENGIDLVHEVRKFTSNIFMENEIDAPTSSSSFTVTTKGMIIIPCSINTLAYIAHGFASNLLTRSAINFLRNRQKLVLVIRETPLGQIELYNALKIAKAGGIIMPASPGFYIKPTKIQDLIDFIVGKALDLLGIRNELYKRWSKSDQDPSYQVS; this is encoded by the coding sequence ATGGATGAGACAGTGGTTAAGAAAACAAGAGCAAATAAGAAGGTAGTAATAGGAATAAGCGGCGCAAGTGGAATAATTTATGGCTTAAGGGCAGTAGAAGTACTAAAGGAATATGGATATGATCAGCATGTAATAATAACTAATGCAGCAATAAAAGTTGCTGAAAAAGAAAATGGCATAGACTTAGTTCATGAAGTAAGAAAATTCACTTCTAATATATTTATGGAGAATGAAATAGATGCTCCAACTTCTAGTTCAAGTTTTACTGTAACTACAAAAGGGATGATTATAATTCCTTGTAGTATAAATACATTAGCTTACATAGCTCATGGTTTTGCCTCAAATTTACTTACTAGATCTGCAATAAATTTCTTAAGGAATAGACAAAAGCTAGTCCTAGTAATTAGAGAAACTCCTTTGGGTCAAATAGAGCTATATAATGCATTAAAAATAGCTAAAGCAGGAGGGATTATAATGCCTGCTTCCCCAGGCTTTTATATTAAGCCGACAAAAATTCAAGATTTAATAGATTTTATTGTAGGAAAAGCTCTTGACTTGTTAGGAATAAGGAATGAATTATATAAAAGGTGGTCTAAATCAGATCAAGATCCTTCTTACCAAGTTTCTTAG
- a CDS encoding TRASH domain-containing protein, with protein MPLKLDTKINEIRCSWCKKIIRGNPIVVKTCCNNKPLVFCSNSCYTAWMRQWLRKQEQIRR; from the coding sequence ATGCCATTAAAATTAGATACTAAAATTAACGAAATAAGATGTAGCTGGTGTAAGAAGATAATAAGAGGAAATCCAATAGTTGTTAAAACTTGCTGTAACAATAAACCTTTAGTATTTTGTAGTAACTCTTGTTACACGGCATGGATGAGACAGTGGTTAAGAAAACAAGAGCAAATAAGAAGGTAG
- a CDS encoding Kae1-associated kinase Bud32 gives MENRRGRYSLEELKLLKRGAESQIYETYFLGIHAIVKKRISKAYRDPKLDRKINLERTIMEAKLMYNALKSGINVPAILYIDKDNFSIIMEFIEGITVKEVLWKNLYDPKKIGEMIGEIALRLHSSQIAHGDLTTNNLILKENKLFLIDFGLSKRTNDVEDFATDVHVFLRSLESVHPDKKDEVFDGFKLTYSKFKLYEKVMETLKDIRMRGRYVEERRSKSSNRE, from the coding sequence GTGGAGAATAGACGAGGTAGATATTCCTTGGAGGAATTAAAACTACTTAAAAGAGGTGCAGAATCGCAAATTTACGAAACGTATTTCTTAGGAATCCATGCAATAGTTAAGAAACGAATATCTAAAGCATACAGAGATCCTAAACTGGACAGGAAAATAAATTTAGAAAGAACTATTATGGAAGCAAAGCTCATGTATAATGCGTTAAAATCAGGTATAAATGTCCCTGCTATACTTTACATAGATAAGGATAATTTCTCAATAATAATGGAATTTATAGAAGGAATAACAGTAAAGGAAGTATTATGGAAAAACCTTTACGACCCAAAGAAAATAGGCGAAATGATAGGAGAAATAGCATTAAGATTACACAGCTCACAGATAGCTCATGGAGACTTAACAACTAACAATCTTATTTTGAAAGAGAATAAGCTATTCTTAATTGACTTTGGGTTATCAAAAAGAACTAATGACGTAGAAGATTTCGCTACAGATGTCCATGTATTTTTAAGATCATTAGAAAGCGTCCATCCTGATAAAAAGGATGAAGTATTTGACGGATTTAAATTAACTTATTCAAAATTTAAATTATATGAAAAAGTTATGGAAACTTTGAAAGATATTAGAATGAGGGGTAGATACGTTGAAGAAAGAAGAAGTAAAAGTAGTAACAGGGAATAA
- a CDS encoding DUF47 family protein, translating into MSIANITLEEKLQQITVKLIDETRALYEFLTVDDNSINPMQIYAKINGIKDSVENEKYLTGEYIIKVREGLDYVDLYIDILNNLEKIAQNIDAATYRLSVLLTRSSKIDNIMHGLIVVMCEKILASLTHLIESIKTLSSNAKKSIESARNILKLEEDVDDLYRNIELKLFEKPHDDLVYVMLMKDIADRLEDSEDLIRDSANSITYIAFSRT; encoded by the coding sequence ATGAGCATAGCTAACATAACATTGGAAGAAAAATTACAACAAATAACAGTTAAACTTATTGACGAAACTAGAGCACTTTACGAATTCCTTACTGTAGATGATAATAGTATTAATCCCATGCAAATTTATGCGAAAATAAATGGAATAAAGGACAGCGTTGAAAATGAGAAGTACCTCACTGGAGAATATATAATAAAGGTAAGAGAAGGACTAGACTATGTAGACCTTTATATAGATATCTTGAATAATCTAGAAAAAATAGCGCAAAATATAGATGCTGCAACATATAGATTAAGCGTACTTCTAACAAGAAGTAGCAAAATTGATAATATAATGCACGGTTTAATTGTAGTAATGTGCGAGAAAATACTTGCTTCTCTTACTCATTTAATTGAGTCAATTAAAACGCTATCTTCTAATGCTAAGAAATCTATAGAATCTGCTAGAAACATCCTGAAGTTGGAGGAAGACGTTGATGATTTATATAGAAATATTGAACTAAAATTGTTCGAAAAACCTCACGACGACCTTGTCTATGTAATGTTAATGAAAGATATTGCTGATAGATTAGAAGATAGCGAAGACCTAATTAGAGATTCAGCTAACTCTATAACATACATAGCCTTTAGTAGAACATGA